Proteins encoded within one genomic window of Spirochaetales bacterium:
- a CDS encoding glycoside hydrolase family 9 protein, which yields MKQKKVCMLLCAVLLLSVFGVHAYEVNWAEALQKSIYFYDANMCGPDVAENTRLQWRGDCHIWDAVHPHPLGSGTIDVSGGFHDCGDHVKFGQPQVYAIATLGWGYYEFKDAYVETGQQGHLLDVLKWGCDYLLRCTELDGNGSARFFIYMVGKGGSDHVVWIPPELQTQDMDSRPSAWASPETPASEMCGG from the coding sequence ATGAAACAAAAAAAAGTCTGCATGCTTTTATGCGCGGTTCTGCTTCTCTCCGTTTTCGGAGTTCATGCCTATGAGGTCAACTGGGCGGAGGCGCTGCAAAAATCAATCTATTTCTACGATGCCAATATGTGCGGCCCGGATGTTGCCGAAAACACGCGGCTCCAATGGCGAGGGGACTGCCATATCTGGGACGCCGTACATCCCCATCCCCTCGGCTCCGGAACAATCGATGTCAGCGGGGGATTTCATGACTGCGGCGATCATGTGAAGTTCGGACAGCCGCAGGTCTATGCGATTGCCACCCTCGGATGGGGCTACTACGAGTTCAAGGACGCCTACGTGGAGACCGGCCAGCAAGGGCATTTACTCGACGTCCTCAAATGGGGATGTGATTATCTGCTGCGCTGTACGGAACTCGACGGGAACGGGAGCGCCAGGTTTTTCATTTATATGGTGGGAAAAGGGGGAAGCGACCATGTCGTCTGGATACCGCCCGAACTCCAGACGCAGGACATGGATTCGAGGCCGTCTGCATGGGCATCGCCGGAAACCCCGGCTTCCGAAATGTGCGGCGGTG